The following coding sequences lie in one Musa acuminata AAA Group cultivar baxijiao chromosome BXJ1-8, Cavendish_Baxijiao_AAA, whole genome shotgun sequence genomic window:
- the LOC103994318 gene encoding glutathione transferase GST 23-like yields MDQHSSLKLLGSWADSHTHRVQLALKLKGLEFDYQEEDVVNVSPALVLHNPVYKKVPVLLHKDRPVVESVIILQYIDETWAGNPLTPADPFERAVARFWCHFAEDKLAPAVGAVFSSSGEGQKAAVDQVHENLKLLECEIRDGAFKGRRFFGGDKIGLLDIVLGCGSYWLAVFEEVMEVKLVDPESFPAFHAWLRDFEEQNEVKETIPAIDKLLEYARGVRQMMLSLSSSTSTSVPATAAANATGNDDVAVDAIDGSSG; encoded by the exons CTCTTAAGCTCCTCGGCTCATGGGCCGACTCCCACACCCACCGCGTCCAGCTCGCTCTCAAGCTCAAAGGCTTGGAGTTCGACTACCAGGAGGAGGACGTCGTCAACGTCAGCCCCGCCCTCGTCCTCCACAACCCCGTGTACAAGAAGGTCCCTGTCCTCCTCCATAAAGACCGCCCCGTCGTCGAGTCCGTCATCATCCTCCAGTACATCGACGAGACCTGGGCCGGCAACCCGCTTACGCCCGCCGACCCCTTCGAGCGCGCCGTTGCCCGCTTCTGGTGCCACTTCGCTGAGGATAAG CTTGCGCCGGCGGTCGGAGCGGTGTTTTCGTCGTCAGGCGAAGGCCAGAAGGCGGCCGTCGACCAAGTCCACGAGAACCTGAAGCTACTCGAGTGCGAGATAAGGGACGGTGCATTCAAGGGCAGGAGGTTCTTTGGAGGCGACAAGATCGGTCTGTTGGACATCGTCCTCGGGTGCGGCTCCTACTGGCTCGCCGTGTTCGAAGAAGTGATGGAGGTGAAGCTCGTCGACCCTGAATCCTTCCCTGCGTTCCATGCATGGCTGCGAGACTTCGAGGAGCAGAATGAGGTGAAGGAGACCATTCCGGCCATCGACAAGTTGCTCGAGTATGCCAGAGGCGTCCGGCAAATGATGCTGAGCCTCAGTAGTAGCACAAGCACCAGCGttcctgctactgctgctgccaaCGCCACCGGCAACGATGATGTTGCTGTTGACGCCATTGACGGTAGCAGTGGCTGA
- the LOC135587121 gene encoding uncharacterized protein LOC135587121: MISSQRMQPKRRPLLPLLFFLSFSALLLFFYHSSSSSLLLSSSPNPNPRFTFIIKLLTFDRIDSLRRCLRSLAAADYTGDRVHLHVLVDHFRPLNGSSGAILDRKLEESRRILYLVDRLRWPHGDKIVHYRTANAGLQAQWLEAWWPSSDDEFAFVVEDDLELSPLYYKFLKGLILKYYYDPANYDPSIYGASLQRPRFVAGKNGNKLQVGSETRIFLYQMVGTWGQLLFPKPWKEFRLWYDEHKSKEIKPILQGMVTTGWYKRFGERIWTPWFIKFIHSRGYYNIYTNFEQERALSISHRDAGVNYGKTVGPDSSLLVDESLSFNLWEVPPLRNLKWYDFCFTETLPGRIVSDFSGLRSLLYSLKQQKTIIVISLYQTTERIAKNLICNLEKAGSLNFILLGGNLEFLIDLARRGYPVIDADQLISSIRHDKSVYHEHETDIIREIWVKATIVQKCLELGYNLWLIDGNMIPGSGSLSELPHPSYDFVVVKDVGLLFVKSSPPSLKMWNDDYIHKVVAECKSLTGSNSHLMEHKNFAYLARKALDDNADVRVDDSAVGVKLGAITMNRTESKMNMVFWSQEMASALVQKELERLGMWSIDVDSSCVSVVCHKTHRSQF; encoded by the exons ATGATTAGTTCCCAAAGAATGCAACCCAAGCGGAGGCCGCTccttcccctcctcttcttcctctccttctctgccctcctcctcttcttctaccactcctcatcctcctcccttcTCCTTTCATCAAGCCCCAACCCTAATCCTCGCTTCACGTTCATCATCAAGCTCCTCACATTCGACCGCATCGACTCGCTCCGTCGATGTCTCCGATCGCTCGCCGCCGCCGACTACACCGGTGACCGCGTCCACCTCCACGTCCTCGTAGACCACTTCCGCCCGCTCAATGGCTCCTCCGGCGCCATCCTCGACCGCAAGCTGGAGGAGTCGCGCCGGATCCTGTATCTCGTCGACCGCCTTCGCTGGCCCCACGGGGACAAGATCGTGCACTACCGGACGGCCAATGCCGGGCTGCAGGCCCAGTGGCTGGAGGCATGGTGGCCGAGCTCCGATGACGAGTTCGCCTTCGTGGTGGAGGACGACCTCGAGCTGTCCCCGCTGTACTACAAGTTCCTGAAAGGGCTGATCTTGAAGTACTACTACGACCCGGCGAACTACGATCCGTCCATCTATGGGGCGTCTCTGCAGCGGCCGAGGTTCGTTGCTG GTAAAAATGGAAACAAGCTGCAAGTGGGCAGTGAAACACGAATTTTCTTATACCAGATGGTTGGCACATGGGGTCAGCTTCTTTTTCCAAAACCATGGAAGGAATTCCGCCTGTGGTATGATGAGCACAAATCCAAAGAAATCAAACCAATTCTTCAAGGCATG GTGACAACAGGATGGTACAAAAGGTTTGGCGAGAGAATTTGGACTCCTTGGTTCATCAAATTCATCCATTCCCGAGGGTACTACAATATCTATACAAACTTTGAACAAGAAAGAGCACTCAGCATCTCTCACAGGGATGCAGGTGTAAATTATGGGAAGACGGTTGGTCCTGATTCAAGTTTGTTGGTAGATGAATCTCTTAGTTTCAATCTCTGGGAAGTGCCGCCACTGAGGAACTTAAAATGGTATGATTTCTGTTTCACAGAAACACTGCCAGGCAGAATTGTGAGCGACTTTAGTGGACTCAGGTCCTTACTATACTCCTTGAAGCAGCAGAAAACAATAATCGTAATAAGCTTGTACCAGACAACAGAGAGGATTgctaaaaacttgatttgcaatcTTGAAAAAGCTGGTTCACTGAACTTCATTCTCCTTGGTGGCAATCTAGAGTTCTTGATTGACCTTGCCAGAAGAGGATATCCTGTAATCGATGCAGATCAGTTGATTTCTAGCATTAGGCACGACAAGTCAGTATATCATGAACATGAAACAGACATCATAAGGGAGATATGGGTTAAAGCCACTATAGTTCAGAAGTGCCTGGAATTAGGATATAACTTGTGGTTGATAGACGGTAACATGATTCCAGGTAGTGGCTCATTATCCGAGTTGCCGCATCCCTcctatgactttgttgttgtaaAAGATGTGGGGCTGTTGTTTGTGAAGAGCTCTCCACCTTCCTTGAAGATGTGGAATGATGATTACATTCATAAGGTGGTGGCAGAATGCAAGTCCCTGACAGGAAGCAACTCCCACCTGATGGAACACAAGAATTTTGCGTATCTTGCTAGGAAAGCTTTAGATGATAATGCTGATGTGAGAGTTGATGACTCAGCCGTTGGTGTGAAATTAGGTGCTATCACCATGAACCGCACGGAGAGCAAAATGAACATGGTCTTCTGGTCTCAAGAGATGGCATCAGCTTTGGTACAGAAGGAGCTTGAAAGGCTGGGGATGTGGTCGATCGATGTGGATTCTTCATGTGTTTCTGTTGTTTGCCACAAGACACATAGAAGCCAGTTTTGA